In one window of Oncorhynchus kisutch isolate 150728-3 linkage group LG16, Okis_V2, whole genome shotgun sequence DNA:
- the LOC109888085 gene encoding transcription cofactor HES-6 isoform X2 — MTASNMEHGGNAPEKNFNAKDERKLRKPLIEKKRRERINCSLEQLKGIMVDAYNLDQSKLEKADILEVTAQHMEGLQKGHGTGIPAGPSVGFQSRQRYSSGYIQCMQEVHNLLLGCPDMDKPLGAQLLNHLLKSLPHISSETGPGNTGGNGPNRTPTRPITGGVNETLIRAIGNCNGRIGSSSGASPNSGPGSPPQSLLSLPSGGVGLFRPRRLQMHHASPPLTPPTRCSPLHAPHRQVHSGREQLPASSPSSSPNLPQPGVSHPAPLSPFFGPVGDPSMWRPW; from the exons ATGACGGCCTCCAACATGGAACATGGAGGAAATGCTCCCGAGAAGAATTTTAACGCCAAAGATGAACGAAAG CTGCGGAAGCCTCTGATAGAGAAGAAGAGGCGGGAGCGAATCAACTGCAGTCTTGAGCAGCTGAAGGGGATCATGGTGGACGCCTATAACCTAGAT CAATCTAAACTGGAGAAGGCTGATATACTGGAGGTTACTGCCCAACATATGGAGGGTCTACAGAAGGGTCATg GTACTGGCATCCCTGCTGGTCCCAGCGTCGGGTTCCAGTCCCGGCAGCGCTACAGCAGTGGATACATTCAGTGTATGCAGGAGGTCCATAACCTGCTCCTGGGCTGTCCAGACATGGACAAGCCTCTAGGGGCCCAGCTCCTCAATCACCTCCTTAAGTCTCTGCCCCACATCAGCTCAGAGACTGGGCCTGGAAACACTGGTGGCAATGGGCCTAATCGGACCCCAACAAGGCCTATCACTGGTGGGGTCAATGAGACTCTGATAAGGGCCATTGGTAATTGTAACGGTAgaattggtagtagtagtggtgctagTCCCAATTCTGGACCTGGATCCCCTCCCCAGTCTCTGCTTTCACTGCCTTCTGGAGGAGTAGGTCTATTCCGACCTCGCCGTTTACAGATGCATCATGCCTCGCCGCCGTTGACCCCGCCCACAAGATGTTCCCCGCTCCATGCCCCCCACAGGCAGGTGCATTCTGGGAGGGAGCAgctgcctgcctcctccccttctaGCTCACCCAACCTCCCCCAGCCAGGGGTGTCTCACCCCGCCCCCCTGTCCCCTTTCTTTGGCCCTGTGGGAGACCCCTCTATGTGGAGGCCTTGGTga